A DNA window from Actinomadura luzonensis contains the following coding sequences:
- a CDS encoding VOC family protein: protein MKLGNVLIPVADLDEAIAFYGLPVKFRDGDRFAALDGGGVTVALAGPAEHVTAGAAPSYKVADVRESVRELAARGAEVVRAPEDGPHERRAVLRDPSGNVFVLYSPL from the coding sequence GTGAAGCTGGGGAACGTGCTGATCCCGGTCGCCGACCTGGACGAGGCGATCGCCTTCTACGGGCTGCCGGTCAAGTTCCGCGACGGCGACCGGTTCGCCGCGCTGGACGGGGGCGGGGTCACGGTGGCGCTGGCCGGGCCCGCCGAGCACGTCACGGCCGGGGCGGCGCCGTCGTACAAGGTGGCCGACGTGCGGGAGAGCGTGCGGGAGCTGGCGGCGCGCGGGGCCGAGGTCGTGCGGGCGCCCGAGGACGGGCCGCACGAGCGGCGGGCCGTGCTGCGCGACCCCTCAGGGAACGTCTTCGTGCTCTATTCGCCCCTCTGA
- a CDS encoding Zn-ribbon domain-containing OB-fold protein produces MSADTSTDQPAAWAAYQDACRRGELVVQRCAGCGRWVQLPEAACPWCGSGELAFEPVAGTGEVHTFTVVHRSFAPGYQGREPYVMAWVDLAAGVRAFGHIVGCAPEEVRVGMPVRVTFVDELPHWRPA; encoded by the coding sequence ATGAGCGCCGACACCTCCACCGACCAGCCCGCCGCCTGGGCCGCGTACCAGGACGCCTGCCGGCGGGGCGAGCTGGTCGTGCAGCGCTGCGCGGGCTGCGGCCGGTGGGTGCAGCTCCCCGAGGCGGCGTGCCCGTGGTGCGGGAGCGGCGAGCTGGCGTTCGAGCCGGTGGCCGGCACGGGTGAGGTGCACACCTTCACCGTCGTGCACCGGTCGTTCGCGCCCGGCTACCAGGGACGGGAGCCGTACGTGATGGCGTGGGTGGACCTGGCGGCGGGCGTGCGGGCGTTCGGGCACATCGTGGGGTGCGCCCCCGAGGAGGTCCGCGTCGGGATGCCGGTACGGGTGACGTTCGTGGACGAGTTACCGCATTGGAGGCCCGCGTGA